In Salmo salar chromosome ssa24, Ssal_v3.1, whole genome shotgun sequence, the following proteins share a genomic window:
- the fkbp15b gene encoding FK506-binding protein 15 isoform X3, producing MFAADDEDGDFLSPTGGAKLASLFGLDQAPSQGNESFQYTAPKQPRKTLNPGPPAQKPTGPPGAPAVLLATAIHAFKYLNGQYQKQGKLGAAVLGNHTTREYKLLLYASQQKQVTAATIHVGFVFTVQPSNYCTFYDDQRQNWSLMFDTDKAAVDFCKEVCLAKVNSAPSLDMVVVQDLTLGEGQGVENGDSLEVAYTGWLLQNHAIGQVFDSNLNKDKLLRLKLGAGKVMKGWEEGMLGMRKSGRRLMVIPPSLGYGSQGVANCVPADCTLIFEAELRRLKLAKDSVSDRASAGSRDSAALSPAPSMENLGPDLPAGPAQPPSTSPGRPGEPLLRAKSNSISEQLTNPDATKAKLISRMAKMGQPMLPFMAGPSSQPDSSDSEMEDPGVSRVKERPAAPSPVQISPAPQAPVQVLSYPHGAPPSALMPVTMTTATPQPVMPGSAHAFQPYAYPQSSMAPSQLQQMGQIYPTQTVPYMGGTGEVTSFLMTEARQHNTEIRLAVGKVADKVDQLASKVDDLQRQGGHSLAMPSVNMETSMIMHNIQRIIQENESLKKDVYEKSSRVEEQNHKIGELINQNQRYMEQSNLLMEQRNDSLKSSSEHNQVRVLQAEQDKHALPQDLCLGQVRLTEELATCTARVSQLQQEATSHQQRAAELQSKLTSALQDSDTHCTCISSLETQLEELKETSERGQAQYRTEKQKRKEMELRVNNMEEELQDLKTDKESLERTLSDRKRKWQAERQHCDEEMEELRRSSQQDMDSLKTQLRKARTSTGQAASEQLAQLQADLEEEWKGKCEQALASAKEQQGRQMAELAEQRDTLEQSLTQLQKKFSALKQSRDSEEQCLLQQQVQDEELQVLQEKYSGLEEQSSAMKQKLEGRVAELERRLAEQRGQEDTAGEVKRVMNGVFHSLRGEFDLHETYTGSAVLSIIVNTIKSVTLQLLSVTERPSSHRSEKEEEVVEVSDVRRREERPPQDGHVNGEEEEEQRTESEQPSEAVGQREGDPRDVQERAHLEAVPETEKPTKVELASDIHTEPEHQSHSTQPQPTSPEPLGENTTKASGPTDINPEDNLPSEMGQESQSEGDVITPEVKKVSVTIEGPMGELEITSPKATGPPTQPHLHQALCMTVLGKYV from the exons GGCAAAGCTGGCATCACTTTTTGGACTGGACCAAGCACCTAGTCAGGGGAATGAATCCTTCCAATATACAGCCCCTAAACAGCCTAGGAAGACCTTGAATCCAG GACCTCCTGCCCAGAAACCCACTGGCCCTCCTGGTGCTCCTGCGGTATTATTGGCTACAGCTATCCATGCTTTCAAATA TCTTAACGGACAGTATCAGAAACAAGGAAAGCTTGGAGCTGCAGTCCTGGGTAACCACACAACCAGAGAG TACAAACTCTTGCTGTACGCCAGTCAACAGAAACAAGTGACTGCGGCCACGATTCATGTTGGGTTCGTCTTCACG GTTCAGCCCAGCAACTACTGCACTTTTTATGACGACCAGCGTCAGAACTGGTCCCTCATGTTTGACACAGACAAAGCTGCTGTGGACTTTTGTAAAGAG GTGTGTTTGGCAAAAGTGAACAGCGCCCCCTCCTTAGATATGGTGGTGGTGCAGGACCTGACACTAGGGGAGGGGCAGGGGGTTGAGAATGGAGACTCCCTGGAGGTGGCATACACAGGCTGGCTCCTGCAGAACCATGCCATCGGACAG GTCTTTGACTCCAACCTGAACAAAGACAAGCTACTACGACTGAAACTTGGCGCTGGAAAAGTGATGAAG GGCTGGGAGGAGGGCATGCTGGGTATGAGGAAGTCAGGCCGGCGTCTCATGGTGATACCCCCCAGTCTGGGATACGGCTCCCAAGGAGTGGCCAACTGTGTCCCAGCAGACTGCACACTTATCTTTGAGGCAGAGCTACGACGG TTGAAGTTGGCGAAGGACAGTGTGTCTGACCGTGCCAGTGCTGGGTCTCGGGACTCTGCTGCCCTCTCACCTGCCCCCAGTATGGAGAACCTGGGCCCGGACCTCCCAGCAGGGCCCGCTCAGCCCCCTTCTACAAGCCCCGGGAGACCAGG CGAACCACTACTTCGGGCAAAGTCGAATTCCATCAGTGAACAGTTGACA AATCCAGATGCCACCAAAGCCAAGCTGATCTCTCGCATGGCCAAGATGGGCCAACCCATGTTGCCCTTCATGGCAgggccctcctcccagccagacTCCAGCGACTCTGAGATGGAG GACCCCGGTGTGTCCAGAGTGAAGGAGCGTCCTGCTGCTCCCTCTCCTGTGCAGATCTCCCCTGCCCCCCAAGCTCCAGTGCAAG TGCTTTCCTACCCCCATGGGGCACCGCCCTCTGCCTTGATGCCTGTCACTATGACAACTGCTACTCCGCAGCCTGTGATGCCAGGCTCCGCCCATGCCTTTCAG CCTTATGCCTACCCACAATCCTCTATGGCTCCCTCTCAACTTCAACAAATGGGCCAGATTTACCCCACCCAGACAGTGCCATACATGGGAGGCACTGGAGAGGTCACTTCCTTCCTCATGACTGAAGCTCGGCAGCACAACACTGAGATCCGATTGGCTGTCGGCAAAGTGGCCGATAAAGTGGACCAGTTGGCGTCAAAG GTTGACGACCTTCAGAGGCAAGGAGGCCACTCATTGGCTATGCCCAGTGTCAATATGGAAACATCCATGATTATGCACAACATCCAAAGAATCATTCAG GAAAATGAATCTTTAAAGAAGGATGTCTATGAGAAGAGCTCACGTGTAGAGGAGCAGAACCACAAGATTGGGGAGCTCATCAACCAGAACCAGAG ATACATGGAGCAGAGTAACTTGCTGATGGAGCAGAGGAATGATTCCCTGAAGTCCTCCAGTGAACACAACCAGGTCCGGGTGCTGCAGGCTGAGCAGGATAAG CATGCACTGCCTCAGGACCTGTGCTTGGGCCAG GTGcgtctgacagaggagctggccACATGTACAGCGCGGGTGTCCCAGCTGCAGCAGGAGGCCACGTCTCACCAGCAGAGGGCTGCAGAGCTGCAGAGCAAACTGACCTCTGCCCTACAGGACAGTGACACACACTGCACATGCATCTCCTCCTTAGAGACCCAACTGGAAG AGCTAAAGGAGACGTCAGAGCGAGGCCAGGCCCAGTACCGTACAGAGAAGCAGAAACGCAAAGAGATGGAGCTCAGAGTAAACAACATGGAGGAGGAGCTGCAGGACCTGAAGACTGACAAAGAAAGTCTGGAACGA ACGCTGTCAGACAGGAAGAGGAAGTGGCAGGCGGAGAGGCAGCATTGTGATGAGGAGATGGAGGAGCTGAGGAGGAGCAGCCAGCAGGACATGGACAGTCTAAAGACACAGCTCCGCAAGGCCAGGACCAGCACGGGCCAGGCAGCCTCAGAACAG ctaGCCCAGTTGCAAGCGGACCTGGAGGAGGAGTGGAAGGGGAAGTGTGAGCAGGCGTTGGCCTCAGCCAAGGAGCAGCAGGGGCGTCAGATGGCCGAACTGGCAGAGCAAAGGGACACACTGGAGCAGAGTCTGACCCAGCTACAGAAAAAG TTCTCAGCTCTGAAGCAGTCCAGGGACTCAGAGGAGCAGTGCCTGCTACAGCAGCAGGTACAGGACGAGGAGCTGCAGGTCCTACAAGAAAAG TATTCAGGCCTGGAGGAGCAGTCATCTGCTATGAAACAGAAGCTTGAGGGGCGAGTGGCTGAGCTGGAAAGGAGGCTGGCAGAGCAAAGGGGCCAAGAGGACACTGCAGGGGAG GTGAAGCGTGTGATGAACGGAGTGTTCCACTCTCTGAGAGGGGAGTTTGACCTACATGAGACCTACACAGGCAGCGCTGTGCTCAGTATAATCGTCAACACCATAAAG AGTGTTACGTTGCAACTGCTCAGCGTTACTGAGAGACCTTCGTCCCATCGGAGTGAAAAGGAAGAAGAGGTGGTGGAGGTCAGTGATGTGAGGcgtagagaggagagaccaccACAGGATGGCCATGTGaatggggaggaagaggaggagcagaggacaGAGTCAGAGCAGCCTAGTGAGGCCGttgggcagagggagggagaccccAGAGATGTGCAGGAGAGGGCTCACCTGGAGGCAGTACCAGAGACCGAGAAGCCGACTAAGGTGGAGCTAGCATCAGACATCCACACAGAACCAGAGCACCAATCACACTCAACCCAGCCACAACCAACATCTCCCGAGCCACTGGGGGAGAACACCACCAAGGCTTCGGGACCCACTGACATAAACCCTGAGGACAATCTGCCCTCTGAGATGGGACAGGAAAGTCAGTCAGAAGGTGACGTAATTACCCCAGAGGTGAAGAAAGTGAGTGTGACTATTGAGGGTCCCATGGGTGAACTGGAAATAACTAGCCCCAAAGCCACAGGTCCTCCAACCCAGCCCCACCTCCACCAAGCCCTCTGCATGACAGTCCTGGGAAAGTACG TCTGA
- the fkbp15b gene encoding FK506-binding protein 15 isoform X2 — protein sequence MPVCGPCLSVLQVAKRATLHHQSSADPSLKVPTMSSALRDNDYLWREIQGAKLASLFGLDQAPSQGNESFQYTAPKQPRKTLNPGPPAQKPTGPPGAPAVLLATAIHAFKYLNGQYQKQGKLGAAVLGNHTTREYKLLLYASQQKQVTAATIHVGFVFTVQPSNYCTFYDDQRQNWSLMFDTDKAAVDFCKEVCLAKVNSAPSLDMVVVQDLTLGEGQGVENGDSLEVAYTGWLLQNHAIGQVFDSNLNKDKLLRLKLGAGKVMKGWEEGMLGMRKSGRRLMVIPPSLGYGSQGVANCVPADCTLIFEAELRRLKLAKDSVSDRASAGSRDSAALSPAPSMENLGPDLPAGPAQPPSTSPGRPGEPLLRAKSNSISEQLTNPDATKAKLISRMAKMGQPMLPFMAGPSSQPDSSDSEMEDPGVSRVKERPAAPSPVQISPAPQAPVQVLSYPHGAPPSALMPVTMTTATPQPVMPGSAHAFQPYAYPQSSMAPSQLQQMGQIYPTQTVPYMGGTGEVTSFLMTEARQHNTEIRLAVGKVADKVDQLASKVDDLQRQGGHSLAMPSVNMETSMIMHNIQRIIQENESLKKDVYEKSSRVEEQNHKIGELINQNQRYMEQSNLLMEQRNDSLKSSSEHNQVRVLQAEQDKVRLTEELATCTARVSQLQQEATSHQQRAAELQSKLTSALQDSDTHCTCISSLETQLEELKETSERGQAQYRTEKQKRKEMELRVNNMEEELQDLKTDKESLERTLSDRKRKWQAERQHCDEEMEELRRSSQQDMDSLKTQLRKARTSTGQAASEQLAQLQADLEEEWKGKCEQALASAKEQQGRQMAELAEQRDTLEQSLTQLQKKFSALKQSRDSEEQCLLQQQVQDEELQVLQEKYSGLEEQSSAMKQKLEGRVAELERRLAEQRGQEDTAGEVKRVMNGVFHSLRGEFDLHETYTGSAVLSIIVNTIKSVTLQLLSVTERPSSHRSEKEEEVVEVSDVRRREERPPQDGHVNGEEEEEQRTESEQPSEAVGQREGDPRDVQERAHLEAVPETEKPTKVELASDIHTEPEHQSHSTQPQPTSPEPLGENTTKASGPTDINPEDNLPSEMGQESQSEGDVITPEVKKVSVTIEGPMGELEITSPKATGPPTQPHLHQALCMTVLGKYV from the exons ATGCCTGTCTGTGGCCCATGCCTGTCTGTCTTACAAGTGGCTAAACGGGCTACTCTTCACCACCAGTCGTCAGCAGACCCAAGCCTCAAGGTGCCCACCATgtcttctgctctgagggatAATGACTACCTTTGGAGGGAGATCCAAGG GGCAAAGCTGGCATCACTTTTTGGACTGGACCAAGCACCTAGTCAGGGGAATGAATCCTTCCAATATACAGCCCCTAAACAGCCTAGGAAGACCTTGAATCCAG GACCTCCTGCCCAGAAACCCACTGGCCCTCCTGGTGCTCCTGCGGTATTATTGGCTACAGCTATCCATGCTTTCAAATA TCTTAACGGACAGTATCAGAAACAAGGAAAGCTTGGAGCTGCAGTCCTGGGTAACCACACAACCAGAGAG TACAAACTCTTGCTGTACGCCAGTCAACAGAAACAAGTGACTGCGGCCACGATTCATGTTGGGTTCGTCTTCACG GTTCAGCCCAGCAACTACTGCACTTTTTATGACGACCAGCGTCAGAACTGGTCCCTCATGTTTGACACAGACAAAGCTGCTGTGGACTTTTGTAAAGAG GTGTGTTTGGCAAAAGTGAACAGCGCCCCCTCCTTAGATATGGTGGTGGTGCAGGACCTGACACTAGGGGAGGGGCAGGGGGTTGAGAATGGAGACTCCCTGGAGGTGGCATACACAGGCTGGCTCCTGCAGAACCATGCCATCGGACAG GTCTTTGACTCCAACCTGAACAAAGACAAGCTACTACGACTGAAACTTGGCGCTGGAAAAGTGATGAAG GGCTGGGAGGAGGGCATGCTGGGTATGAGGAAGTCAGGCCGGCGTCTCATGGTGATACCCCCCAGTCTGGGATACGGCTCCCAAGGAGTGGCCAACTGTGTCCCAGCAGACTGCACACTTATCTTTGAGGCAGAGCTACGACGG TTGAAGTTGGCGAAGGACAGTGTGTCTGACCGTGCCAGTGCTGGGTCTCGGGACTCTGCTGCCCTCTCACCTGCCCCCAGTATGGAGAACCTGGGCCCGGACCTCCCAGCAGGGCCCGCTCAGCCCCCTTCTACAAGCCCCGGGAGACCAGG CGAACCACTACTTCGGGCAAAGTCGAATTCCATCAGTGAACAGTTGACA AATCCAGATGCCACCAAAGCCAAGCTGATCTCTCGCATGGCCAAGATGGGCCAACCCATGTTGCCCTTCATGGCAgggccctcctcccagccagacTCCAGCGACTCTGAGATGGAG GACCCCGGTGTGTCCAGAGTGAAGGAGCGTCCTGCTGCTCCCTCTCCTGTGCAGATCTCCCCTGCCCCCCAAGCTCCAGTGCAAG TGCTTTCCTACCCCCATGGGGCACCGCCCTCTGCCTTGATGCCTGTCACTATGACAACTGCTACTCCGCAGCCTGTGATGCCAGGCTCCGCCCATGCCTTTCAG CCTTATGCCTACCCACAATCCTCTATGGCTCCCTCTCAACTTCAACAAATGGGCCAGATTTACCCCACCCAGACAGTGCCATACATGGGAGGCACTGGAGAGGTCACTTCCTTCCTCATGACTGAAGCTCGGCAGCACAACACTGAGATCCGATTGGCTGTCGGCAAAGTGGCCGATAAAGTGGACCAGTTGGCGTCAAAG GTTGACGACCTTCAGAGGCAAGGAGGCCACTCATTGGCTATGCCCAGTGTCAATATGGAAACATCCATGATTATGCACAACATCCAAAGAATCATTCAG GAAAATGAATCTTTAAAGAAGGATGTCTATGAGAAGAGCTCACGTGTAGAGGAGCAGAACCACAAGATTGGGGAGCTCATCAACCAGAACCAGAG ATACATGGAGCAGAGTAACTTGCTGATGGAGCAGAGGAATGATTCCCTGAAGTCCTCCAGTGAACACAACCAGGTCCGGGTGCTGCAGGCTGAGCAGGATAAG GTGcgtctgacagaggagctggccACATGTACAGCGCGGGTGTCCCAGCTGCAGCAGGAGGCCACGTCTCACCAGCAGAGGGCTGCAGAGCTGCAGAGCAAACTGACCTCTGCCCTACAGGACAGTGACACACACTGCACATGCATCTCCTCCTTAGAGACCCAACTGGAAG AGCTAAAGGAGACGTCAGAGCGAGGCCAGGCCCAGTACCGTACAGAGAAGCAGAAACGCAAAGAGATGGAGCTCAGAGTAAACAACATGGAGGAGGAGCTGCAGGACCTGAAGACTGACAAAGAAAGTCTGGAACGA ACGCTGTCAGACAGGAAGAGGAAGTGGCAGGCGGAGAGGCAGCATTGTGATGAGGAGATGGAGGAGCTGAGGAGGAGCAGCCAGCAGGACATGGACAGTCTAAAGACACAGCTCCGCAAGGCCAGGACCAGCACGGGCCAGGCAGCCTCAGAACAG ctaGCCCAGTTGCAAGCGGACCTGGAGGAGGAGTGGAAGGGGAAGTGTGAGCAGGCGTTGGCCTCAGCCAAGGAGCAGCAGGGGCGTCAGATGGCCGAACTGGCAGAGCAAAGGGACACACTGGAGCAGAGTCTGACCCAGCTACAGAAAAAG TTCTCAGCTCTGAAGCAGTCCAGGGACTCAGAGGAGCAGTGCCTGCTACAGCAGCAGGTACAGGACGAGGAGCTGCAGGTCCTACAAGAAAAG TATTCAGGCCTGGAGGAGCAGTCATCTGCTATGAAACAGAAGCTTGAGGGGCGAGTGGCTGAGCTGGAAAGGAGGCTGGCAGAGCAAAGGGGCCAAGAGGACACTGCAGGGGAG GTGAAGCGTGTGATGAACGGAGTGTTCCACTCTCTGAGAGGGGAGTTTGACCTACATGAGACCTACACAGGCAGCGCTGTGCTCAGTATAATCGTCAACACCATAAAG AGTGTTACGTTGCAACTGCTCAGCGTTACTGAGAGACCTTCGTCCCATCGGAGTGAAAAGGAAGAAGAGGTGGTGGAGGTCAGTGATGTGAGGcgtagagaggagagaccaccACAGGATGGCCATGTGaatggggaggaagaggaggagcagaggacaGAGTCAGAGCAGCCTAGTGAGGCCGttgggcagagggagggagaccccAGAGATGTGCAGGAGAGGGCTCACCTGGAGGCAGTACCAGAGACCGAGAAGCCGACTAAGGTGGAGCTAGCATCAGACATCCACACAGAACCAGAGCACCAATCACACTCAACCCAGCCACAACCAACATCTCCCGAGCCACTGGGGGAGAACACCACCAAGGCTTCGGGACCCACTGACATAAACCCTGAGGACAATCTGCCCTCTGAGATGGGACAGGAAAGTCAGTCAGAAGGTGACGTAATTACCCCAGAGGTGAAGAAAGTGAGTGTGACTATTGAGGGTCCCATGGGTGAACTGGAAATAACTAGCCCCAAAGCCACAGGTCCTCCAACCCAGCCCCACCTCCACCAAGCCCTCTGCATGACAGTCCTGGGAAAGTACG TCTGA
- the fkbp15b gene encoding FK506-binding protein 15 isoform X4 produces MFAADDEDGDFLSPTGGAKLASLFGLDQAPSQGNESFQYTAPKQPRKTLNPGPPAQKPTGPPGAPAVLLATAIHAFKYLNGQYQKQGKLGAAVLGNHTTREYKLLLYASQQKQVTAATIHVGFVFTVQPSNYCTFYDDQRQNWSLMFDTDKAAVDFCKEVCLAKVNSAPSLDMVVVQDLTLGEGQGVENGDSLEVAYTGWLLQNHAIGQVFDSNLNKDKLLRLKLGAGKVMKGWEEGMLGMRKSGRRLMVIPPSLGYGSQGVANCVPADCTLIFEAELRRLKLAKDSVSDRASAGSRDSAALSPAPSMENLGPDLPAGPAQPPSTSPGRPGEPLLRAKSNSISEQLTNPDATKAKLISRMAKMGQPMLPFMAGPSSQPDSSDSEMEDPGVSRVKERPAAPSPVQISPAPQAPVQVLSYPHGAPPSALMPVTMTTATPQPVMPGSAHAFQPYAYPQSSMAPSQLQQMGQIYPTQTVPYMGGTGEVTSFLMTEARQHNTEIRLAVGKVADKVDQLASKVDDLQRQGGHSLAMPSVNMETSMIMHNIQRIIQENESLKKDVYEKSSRVEEQNHKIGELINQNQRYMEQSNLLMEQRNDSLKSSSEHNQVRVLQAEQDKVRLTEELATCTARVSQLQQEATSHQQRAAELQSKLTSALQDSDTHCTCISSLETQLEELKETSERGQAQYRTEKQKRKEMELRVNNMEEELQDLKTDKESLERTLSDRKRKWQAERQHCDEEMEELRRSSQQDMDSLKTQLRKARTSTGQAASEQLAQLQADLEEEWKGKCEQALASAKEQQGRQMAELAEQRDTLEQSLTQLQKKFSALKQSRDSEEQCLLQQQVQDEELQVLQEKYSGLEEQSSAMKQKLEGRVAELERRLAEQRGQEDTAGEVKRVMNGVFHSLRGEFDLHETYTGSAVLSIIVNTIKSVTLQLLSVTERPSSHRSEKEEEVVEVSDVRRREERPPQDGHVNGEEEEEQRTESEQPSEAVGQREGDPRDVQERAHLEAVPETEKPTKVELASDIHTEPEHQSHSTQPQPTSPEPLGENTTKASGPTDINPEDNLPSEMGQESQSEGDVITPEVKKVSVTIEGPMGELEITSPKATGPPTQPHLHQALCMTVLGKYV; encoded by the exons GGCAAAGCTGGCATCACTTTTTGGACTGGACCAAGCACCTAGTCAGGGGAATGAATCCTTCCAATATACAGCCCCTAAACAGCCTAGGAAGACCTTGAATCCAG GACCTCCTGCCCAGAAACCCACTGGCCCTCCTGGTGCTCCTGCGGTATTATTGGCTACAGCTATCCATGCTTTCAAATA TCTTAACGGACAGTATCAGAAACAAGGAAAGCTTGGAGCTGCAGTCCTGGGTAACCACACAACCAGAGAG TACAAACTCTTGCTGTACGCCAGTCAACAGAAACAAGTGACTGCGGCCACGATTCATGTTGGGTTCGTCTTCACG GTTCAGCCCAGCAACTACTGCACTTTTTATGACGACCAGCGTCAGAACTGGTCCCTCATGTTTGACACAGACAAAGCTGCTGTGGACTTTTGTAAAGAG GTGTGTTTGGCAAAAGTGAACAGCGCCCCCTCCTTAGATATGGTGGTGGTGCAGGACCTGACACTAGGGGAGGGGCAGGGGGTTGAGAATGGAGACTCCCTGGAGGTGGCATACACAGGCTGGCTCCTGCAGAACCATGCCATCGGACAG GTCTTTGACTCCAACCTGAACAAAGACAAGCTACTACGACTGAAACTTGGCGCTGGAAAAGTGATGAAG GGCTGGGAGGAGGGCATGCTGGGTATGAGGAAGTCAGGCCGGCGTCTCATGGTGATACCCCCCAGTCTGGGATACGGCTCCCAAGGAGTGGCCAACTGTGTCCCAGCAGACTGCACACTTATCTTTGAGGCAGAGCTACGACGG TTGAAGTTGGCGAAGGACAGTGTGTCTGACCGTGCCAGTGCTGGGTCTCGGGACTCTGCTGCCCTCTCACCTGCCCCCAGTATGGAGAACCTGGGCCCGGACCTCCCAGCAGGGCCCGCTCAGCCCCCTTCTACAAGCCCCGGGAGACCAGG CGAACCACTACTTCGGGCAAAGTCGAATTCCATCAGTGAACAGTTGACA AATCCAGATGCCACCAAAGCCAAGCTGATCTCTCGCATGGCCAAGATGGGCCAACCCATGTTGCCCTTCATGGCAgggccctcctcccagccagacTCCAGCGACTCTGAGATGGAG GACCCCGGTGTGTCCAGAGTGAAGGAGCGTCCTGCTGCTCCCTCTCCTGTGCAGATCTCCCCTGCCCCCCAAGCTCCAGTGCAAG TGCTTTCCTACCCCCATGGGGCACCGCCCTCTGCCTTGATGCCTGTCACTATGACAACTGCTACTCCGCAGCCTGTGATGCCAGGCTCCGCCCATGCCTTTCAG CCTTATGCCTACCCACAATCCTCTATGGCTCCCTCTCAACTTCAACAAATGGGCCAGATTTACCCCACCCAGACAGTGCCATACATGGGAGGCACTGGAGAGGTCACTTCCTTCCTCATGACTGAAGCTCGGCAGCACAACACTGAGATCCGATTGGCTGTCGGCAAAGTGGCCGATAAAGTGGACCAGTTGGCGTCAAAG GTTGACGACCTTCAGAGGCAAGGAGGCCACTCATTGGCTATGCCCAGTGTCAATATGGAAACATCCATGATTATGCACAACATCCAAAGAATCATTCAG GAAAATGAATCTTTAAAGAAGGATGTCTATGAGAAGAGCTCACGTGTAGAGGAGCAGAACCACAAGATTGGGGAGCTCATCAACCAGAACCAGAG ATACATGGAGCAGAGTAACTTGCTGATGGAGCAGAGGAATGATTCCCTGAAGTCCTCCAGTGAACACAACCAGGTCCGGGTGCTGCAGGCTGAGCAGGATAAG GTGcgtctgacagaggagctggccACATGTACAGCGCGGGTGTCCCAGCTGCAGCAGGAGGCCACGTCTCACCAGCAGAGGGCTGCAGAGCTGCAGAGCAAACTGACCTCTGCCCTACAGGACAGTGACACACACTGCACATGCATCTCCTCCTTAGAGACCCAACTGGAAG AGCTAAAGGAGACGTCAGAGCGAGGCCAGGCCCAGTACCGTACAGAGAAGCAGAAACGCAAAGAGATGGAGCTCAGAGTAAACAACATGGAGGAGGAGCTGCAGGACCTGAAGACTGACAAAGAAAGTCTGGAACGA ACGCTGTCAGACAGGAAGAGGAAGTGGCAGGCGGAGAGGCAGCATTGTGATGAGGAGATGGAGGAGCTGAGGAGGAGCAGCCAGCAGGACATGGACAGTCTAAAGACACAGCTCCGCAAGGCCAGGACCAGCACGGGCCAGGCAGCCTCAGAACAG ctaGCCCAGTTGCAAGCGGACCTGGAGGAGGAGTGGAAGGGGAAGTGTGAGCAGGCGTTGGCCTCAGCCAAGGAGCAGCAGGGGCGTCAGATGGCCGAACTGGCAGAGCAAAGGGACACACTGGAGCAGAGTCTGACCCAGCTACAGAAAAAG TTCTCAGCTCTGAAGCAGTCCAGGGACTCAGAGGAGCAGTGCCTGCTACAGCAGCAGGTACAGGACGAGGAGCTGCAGGTCCTACAAGAAAAG TATTCAGGCCTGGAGGAGCAGTCATCTGCTATGAAACAGAAGCTTGAGGGGCGAGTGGCTGAGCTGGAAAGGAGGCTGGCAGAGCAAAGGGGCCAAGAGGACACTGCAGGGGAG GTGAAGCGTGTGATGAACGGAGTGTTCCACTCTCTGAGAGGGGAGTTTGACCTACATGAGACCTACACAGGCAGCGCTGTGCTCAGTATAATCGTCAACACCATAAAG AGTGTTACGTTGCAACTGCTCAGCGTTACTGAGAGACCTTCGTCCCATCGGAGTGAAAAGGAAGAAGAGGTGGTGGAGGTCAGTGATGTGAGGcgtagagaggagagaccaccACAGGATGGCCATGTGaatggggaggaagaggaggagcagaggacaGAGTCAGAGCAGCCTAGTGAGGCCGttgggcagagggagggagaccccAGAGATGTGCAGGAGAGGGCTCACCTGGAGGCAGTACCAGAGACCGAGAAGCCGACTAAGGTGGAGCTAGCATCAGACATCCACACAGAACCAGAGCACCAATCACACTCAACCCAGCCACAACCAACATCTCCCGAGCCACTGGGGGAGAACACCACCAAGGCTTCGGGACCCACTGACATAAACCCTGAGGACAATCTGCCCTCTGAGATGGGACAGGAAAGTCAGTCAGAAGGTGACGTAATTACCCCAGAGGTGAAGAAAGTGAGTGTGACTATTGAGGGTCCCATGGGTGAACTGGAAATAACTAGCCCCAAAGCCACAGGTCCTCCAACCCAGCCCCACCTCCACCAAGCCCTCTGCATGACAGTCCTGGGAAAGTACG TCTGA